From Juglans regia cultivar Chandler chromosome 8, Walnut 2.0, whole genome shotgun sequence, the proteins below share one genomic window:
- the LOC108980668 gene encoding probable serine protease EDA2, with protein MRLWSPMTVALFFLLTLSTFSHQNNAFVTSRIMPNRLSGTSSYLTNKELWYSQTLDHFSPYDHRRFRQRYYEFLDNFRLPDGPIFLIICGEYRCNGIDNDYISVLAKKFGAAVVSLEHRYYGKSSPFSSLRTENLRYLSSKQAIFDLAAFRQYYQESLNMKLNRSKAENPWFFFGVSYPGALSAWFRLKFPHLTCGSLASSAVVHAVYNFTEFDQQVGESAGAECKAALQEINQLIEQRLATDGKAVKALFGASELEIDGDFFYFLADAAVMAFQYGNPDKLCTPLVQAKKARGNLVDAYAKYVREYILGDFGANVQTYNQKQLKNTTLSEGSTDRLWWFQVCTEVAYFQVAPLNDSIRSRKVDSSYHLDLCKNVFGEGIYPDVVATNTYYGGTKIAGSKIVFTNGSQDPWRHASKQISSTDMPSYIVSCHNCGHGSDLRGCPQAPLSIEGNAQNCSSPDAVHKVRQQIIEHIDLWLSQCQDSARSSM; from the exons ATGAGGCTGTGGTCGCCGATGACGGTGGCATTGTTTTTCTTGTTGACGCTATCGACCTTCTCTCATCAGAACAATGCCTTTGTCACGTCTCGGATTATGCCGAACCGCTTGTCTGGAACCAGCAGTTACTTGACCAATAAGGAGCTCTGGTACTCTCAGACGCTCGACCACTTCTCTCCCTAT GATCACCGCCGGTTTCGGCAACGGTACTATGAATTCCTTGATAACTTCCGGCTTCCAGACGGACCCATTTTTTTGATAATCTGTGGTGAATATCGATGCAATGGGATAGACAATGACTATATCAGT GTTTTAGCGAAGAAGTTTGGGGCAGCTGTGGTTTCTCTTGAACATCGCTACTATGGGAAAAGTTCTCCTTTCAGTTCACTGAGGACGGAAAACTTAAGGTATCTTTCATCTAAGCAGGCGATCTTCGATTTGGCTGCTTTTCGGCAATATTATCAG GAATCATTAAATATGAAGCTCAATAGATCAAAAGCTGAAAATCCCTGGTTCTTTTTTGGTGTCTCTTACCCAGGAGCTCTTAGTGCCTGGTTCCGTCTTAAGTTTCCTCATTTAACATGTGGAAGCCTTGCAAGTTCTGCAGTTGTTCACGCCGTTTATAACTTCACTGAATTTGACCAGCAG GTTGGTGAATCAGCTGGTGCAGAATGTAAAGCTGCATTACAAGAAATTAATCAACTTATTGAACAAAGGCTTGCAACAGATGGAAAAGCAGTGAAGGCATTATTTGGCGCATCTGAG CTTGAGATTGATGGCGACTTCTTCTATTTTCTGGCTGATGCTGCTGTTATGGCG TTCCAATATGGAAATCCTGATAAACTATGCACCCCTCTTGTTCAAGCAAAGAAGGCTCGAGGCAATTTAGTG GATGCATATGCCAAATATGTGAGAGAGTATATACTTGGAGATTTTGGAGCTAATGTTCAGACGTATAATCAGAAACAACTGAAAAACACTACTCTTTCTGAAGGCAGTACCGATCGGTTGTGGTGGTTCCAAGTTTGCACTGAAGTTGCATATTTTCAGGTGGCACCATTAAATGATAGCATTCGCTCCAGAAAGGTTGACTCAAG TTACCATCTGGACCTTTGTAAAAATGTCTTTGGAGAGGGCATCTACCCTGATGTAGTTGCAACAAATACATACTATGGTGGCACAAAAATAGCTG GttcaaaaatagtttttacAAATGGCTCTCAGGATCCCTGGCGTCATGCATCCAAACAGATTTCATCAACAGATA TGCCTTCCTACATCGTTTCTTGTCATAATTGTGGCCATGGGAGTGATTTGCGAGGATGTCCTCAAGCTCCTTTAAGCATTGAAG GCAACGCCCAGAACTGCAGCTCTCCTGATGCAGTTCACAAAGTAAGGCAACAGATTATAGAACACATAGACTTGTGGCTGTCACAGTGCCAAGACTCAGCTAGGAGTTCTATGTGA
- the LOC118349214 gene encoding secreted RxLR effector protein 161-like, translating to MEQKQTKSVPYASAVGSLMFAQVCTRLDICLAVGLLGRYQSNSGLQHWIATKKVMRYLQGTKDYMLTYRHTENLQVVGFSDSDFAGCVDTRNSTFGYIFLLAERAISWKSTEQSIVATSTMEASLRAMKQ from the coding sequence ATGGAACAAAAGCAGACGAAAAGTGTGCCTTATGCATCTGCAGTGGGTAGCTTGATGTTTGCTCAAGTTTGCACCCGTCTAGACATATGTCTAGCAGTTGGATTATTGGGTCGTTATCAAAGTAACTCAGGTCTTCAACATTGGATAGCTACAAAGAAGGTGATGCGTTATTTGCAAGGAACCAAGGACTACATGCTAACCTACAGGCATACAGAGAATTTGCAAGTGGTTGGCTTTTCAGATTCAGATTTTGCTGGTTGTGTAGACACTAGAAATTCTACTTTTGGATATATCTTTCTCCTTGCTGAGAGAGCTATATCTTGGAAGAGTACGGAGCAATCAATAGTTGCTACGTCTACTATGGAGGCATCATTGCGTGCTATGAAACAATGA
- the LOC109015976 gene encoding probable pectinesterase 53 isoform X2, with product MVPKLLLLFLLFESSVSLSHPNVSNGVVVTEKAYLNWVKQMGSFKHSLFQKAVNKFKPCLTIKVNKVSRLGYFVSVQKAIDSLPVFTHCRVVISISAGIYREKVEIPASMAYITLEGAGADNTIIEWDDTADRMGQSGRPLGTFASATFAVDALYFIAKNITFKNKAPSPPSGALGKQAVALRVSADTAAFFGCKIIGAQDTLYDHKGRHYFKDCFIEGSVDFIFGNGLSLYKDCHLHAITSSYGALTAQKRQSLLEETGFSFVNCKVTGSGALYLGRAWGTFSRVVFAYTYMDKIITPRGWYDWGDKNREMTVFYGQYKCWGAGADFGGRVSWSRELTAEEVEPFISPSFIDANEWLPNLQ from the exons ATGGTACCAAAGCTGTTATTGCTATTTTTGCTGTTTGAGAGTTCAGTCTCTCTATCTCATCCAAACGTCTCTAATGGGGTTGTGGTGACTGAAAAGGCTTACCTGAATTGGGTGAAACAAATGGGTTCCTTCAAGCACTCCCTCTTCCAGAAAGCAGTAAACAAGTTCAAGCCTTGCTTAaccataaaagtaaataaagtcTCGAGGTTAGGTTATTTTGTTTCAGTGCAGAAGGCGATCGATTCACTGCCAGTCTTCACTCACTGCCGGGTGGTTATCTCCATTAGTGCAGGGATTTACAG ggaGAAGGTTGAGATTCCTGCGAGTATGGCATACATTACCCTGGAAGGTGCTGGTGCAGACAATACCATTATTGAGTGGGACGACACAGCAGACAGAATGGGACAAAGTGGGCGTCCATTGGGTACCTTTGCATCTGCAACATTTGCAGTTGATGCTCTTTACTTCATTGCAAAGAACATCACCTTCAAG AATAAAGCACCATCGCCACCATCAGGAGCACTGGGAAAGCAAGCAGTGGCACTACGGGTTTCAGCTGACACAGCAGCCTTCTTCGGATGCAAAATTATCGGAGCACAAGACACTCTTTACGATCACAAAGGCAGGCACTACTTCAAGGACTGCTTCATTGAAGGCTCCGTCGACTTCATTTTCGGAAACGGTCTCTCCCTCTACAAGGATTGCCATTTGCATGCCATCACCAGTAGCTATGGAGCCCTGACTGCCCAAAAGAGACAGAGCTTGCTTGAGGAAACTGGCTTCTCTTTTGTCAACTGTAAGGTCACTGGATCAGGGGCCCTATACTTGGGCAGGGCATGGGGCACTTTTTCTAGGGTAGTCTTTGCGTACACGTACATGGACAAGATCATCACTCCCAGAGGATGGTATGATTGGGGAGATAAAAATAGGGAAAT GACTGTGTTTTATGGACAATACAAATGTTGGGGAGCAGGGGCTGATTTCGGAGGACGAGTTTCATGGTCCAGGGAGCTTACTGCCGAGGAGGTTGAACCATTTATTTCACCGAGTTTTATTGATGCCAATGAATGGCTCCCAAACCTGCaataa
- the LOC109015976 gene encoding probable pectinesterase 53 isoform X1, whose amino-acid sequence MVPKLLLLFLLFESSVSLSHPNVSNGVVVTEKAYLNWVKQMGSFKHSLFQKAVNKFKPCLTIKVNKVSRLGYFVSVQKAIDSLPVFTHCRVVISISAGIYREKVEIPASMAYITLEGAGADNTIIEWDDTADRMGQSGRPLGTFASATFAVDALYFIAKNITFKNKAPSPPSGALGKQAVALRVSADTAAFFGCKIIGAQDTLYDHKGRHYFKDCFIEGSVDFIFGNGLSLYKDCHLHAITSSYGALTAQKRQSLLEETGFSFVNCKVTGSGALYLGRAWGTFSRVVFAYTYMDKIITPRGWYDWGDKNREMYVCFSLLFTSKACHDLYACIVFLTNLKQHRRRTVFYGQYKCWGAGADFGGRVSWSRELTAEEVEPFISPSFIDANEWLPNLQ is encoded by the exons ATGGTACCAAAGCTGTTATTGCTATTTTTGCTGTTTGAGAGTTCAGTCTCTCTATCTCATCCAAACGTCTCTAATGGGGTTGTGGTGACTGAAAAGGCTTACCTGAATTGGGTGAAACAAATGGGTTCCTTCAAGCACTCCCTCTTCCAGAAAGCAGTAAACAAGTTCAAGCCTTGCTTAaccataaaagtaaataaagtcTCGAGGTTAGGTTATTTTGTTTCAGTGCAGAAGGCGATCGATTCACTGCCAGTCTTCACTCACTGCCGGGTGGTTATCTCCATTAGTGCAGGGATTTACAG ggaGAAGGTTGAGATTCCTGCGAGTATGGCATACATTACCCTGGAAGGTGCTGGTGCAGACAATACCATTATTGAGTGGGACGACACAGCAGACAGAATGGGACAAAGTGGGCGTCCATTGGGTACCTTTGCATCTGCAACATTTGCAGTTGATGCTCTTTACTTCATTGCAAAGAACATCACCTTCAAG AATAAAGCACCATCGCCACCATCAGGAGCACTGGGAAAGCAAGCAGTGGCACTACGGGTTTCAGCTGACACAGCAGCCTTCTTCGGATGCAAAATTATCGGAGCACAAGACACTCTTTACGATCACAAAGGCAGGCACTACTTCAAGGACTGCTTCATTGAAGGCTCCGTCGACTTCATTTTCGGAAACGGTCTCTCCCTCTACAAGGATTGCCATTTGCATGCCATCACCAGTAGCTATGGAGCCCTGACTGCCCAAAAGAGACAGAGCTTGCTTGAGGAAACTGGCTTCTCTTTTGTCAACTGTAAGGTCACTGGATCAGGGGCCCTATACTTGGGCAGGGCATGGGGCACTTTTTCTAGGGTAGTCTTTGCGTACACGTACATGGACAAGATCATCACTCCCAGAGGATGGTATGATTGGGGAGATAAAAATAGGGAAATGTATGtttgtttctctctcctatTTACTTCCAAGGCGTGCCATGATTTATATGCCTGCATAGTGTTTTTAACCAATTTGAAACAACATCGACGCAGGACTGTGTTTTATGGACAATACAAATGTTGGGGAGCAGGGGCTGATTTCGGAGGACGAGTTTCATGGTCCAGGGAGCTTACTGCCGAGGAGGTTGAACCATTTATTTCACCGAGTTTTATTGATGCCAATGAATGGCTCCCAAACCTGCaataa